The following coding sequences are from one Spea bombifrons isolate aSpeBom1 chromosome 13, aSpeBom1.2.pri, whole genome shotgun sequence window:
- the GOSR2 gene encoding Golgi SNAP receptor complex member 2 has protein sequence MESLYHQSNKHVHEVQSHMARLETCDKQSVHLVENEIQARIDQIFSNLERLEILCSKEPPSKRQNAKLRVDQLKYDVQHLQSALGNFQHRRYAREQQEREREELLSRSYTTNDSETTIHMDETLQFNSSVRNAHQGIDDLLGSGTGILEGLRDQRKTLKGTQKKILDVANMLGLSNTVMRLIEKRAFQDKVIMIGGMLLTCVVMILVIKYLT, from the exons ATGGAGTCTCTGTACCACCAGAGTAACAA ACATGTTCACGAGGTTCAGTCTCATATGGCGCGGCTGGAGACATGCGACAAGCAGTCAGTACATC ttgtaGAGAATGAAATTCAAGCGCGGATAGATCAGATCTTTAGCAACTTGGAACGCCTGGAAATTCTTTGTAGCAAAGAGCCGCCCAGTAAAAGGCAGAATGCTAAACT GCGCGTCGATCAGCTGAAATACGATGTACAACATCTGCAGTCCGCGCTGGGAAACTTTCAGCACCGGCGTTACGcccgcgagcagcaggagagggAACGCGAGGAACTGCTGTCAAGAAGTTACACGACCAAC GATTCAGAGACCACCATACACATGGACGAAACCCTCCAATTTAATTCCTCGGTCCGTAACGCCCACCAAGGGATAGACGATCTCCTGGGGAGTGGGACCGGTATACTGGAAGGGCTGAGGGACCAAAGGAAAACCTTAAAG GGAACCCAGAAGAAGATCCTGGACGTGGCGAACATGTTGGGCCTTTCTAATACGGTCATGCGCCTAATCGAGAAGAGGGCTTTTCAGGACAAAGTCATTATGATTGGCGGGATGCTTCTAACCTGTGTCGTCATGATTCTGGTGATCAAGTACCTGACATGA
- the WNT9B gene encoding protein Wnt-9b encodes MPAGLYLPLAALCLYLLPQPADSYFGLTSKESLSHYTSPSPVTAGGHIRPHLKQCDLLPLTRRQRRLCRKEPGLAESLKEAVRLGIVECQYQLRSERWNCSLQGRGSLLKKGFKETSFLYAMSAAALTHSLAKACSAGRMERCTCDDSPGLESQRAWQWGVCGDNLRHSTRFLQNFLGQRKGGRDTRAKVDLHNTNAGIKAVKSGLKTTCKCHGVSGSCAVRTCWKQLSPFHDTGALLKAKYETAVKVLGATNEAVGGHESLGHSFAGRSPRSSDLVYLEESPSFCRPSRFSPGTAGRVCSRETTCDSVCCGRGYNTQTRMVTFSCHCQVHWCCHVECQKCVQQQDTYTCKQ; translated from the exons ATGCCAGCCGGCCTCTACCTACCCCTGGCAGCCCTGTGCCTCTACCTCCTGCCACAGCCTGCGGACTCCTACTTTGG TCTGACcagcaaggagtctctctcCCATTATACGTCCCCATCGCCTGTGACTGCCGGTGGTCACATCAGACCCCATCTCAAACAGTGTGACCTGCTGCCTCTCACCCGACGGCAGAGGAGGCTTTGCCGCAAGGAGCCCGGGCTGGCCGAATCTCTTAAGGAGGCCGTTCGTTTGGGGATTGTGGAGTGCCAATACCAGTTGCGGAGCGAACGTTGGAACTGCAGTCTGCAAGGACGCGGGAGCCTTCTGAAAAAAG GCTTTAAAGAGACCTCGTTTCTATACGCAATGTCGGCGGCCGCGTTGACGCATTCTTTGGCCAAGGCTTGCAGTGCTGGACGCATGGAGCGTTGCACTTGTGATGATTCTCCCGGCCTGGAGAGCCAGAGGGCCTGGCAGTGGGGGGTTTGCGGAGACAACCTAAGACACAGTACTCGGTTCCTCCAGAACTTCCTGGGCCAGAGGAAAGGAGGCAGGGACACCAGAGCCAAGGTGGATCTGCATAACACCAACGCTGGCATCAAG GCGGTAAAGAGTGGATTGAAGACAACCTGTAAATGTCACGGAGTGTCTGGCTCTTGTGCTGTCCGTACTTGTTGGAAACAGCTCTCCCCGTTCCACGACACAGGAGCGCTGCTCAAGGCCAAGTATGAGACTGCGGTCAAGGTTCTAGGAGCCACCAACGAGGCAGTGGGGGGCCACGAGTCTTTGGGACACTCGTTTGCTGGCCGCTCGCCCCGTTCCAGCGATTTGGTTTACCTGGAGGAATCCCCGAGCTTCTGTCGGCCCAGTCGCTTTTCTCCTGGCACGGCCGGGAGGGTGTGCTCACGGGAGACCACGTGCGACAGCGTGTGCTGCGGGCGAGGGTACAACACGCAAACCCGGATGGTCACCTTTTCCTGCCACTGTCAGGTGCATTGGTGCTGCCACGTGGAGTGCCAAAAGTGCGTCCAGCAACAAGACACGTACACCTGCAAGCAGTGA